Within the Pseudomonas chlororaphis subsp. aurantiaca genome, the region CAGGAGTGGCCAGCAGATGGGCAAGTCCGGGCAATGACCCATGAGAAAAAGGAGAGGTGTGCATGCAGTCGTTCAAAGTGCGCGAGCTGAGCCATACGGATACTGAAGCGCTGCTGGCCTTCGAAACCCGGAACCGTGAGTGGTTCGAATCCCATATCGAGGCGCGCGCCCCTGCTTTTTATTCGGTGCAGGGTGTCGCCGAACATATCGAAGGCTACCTGGCCGATTTCGCGGCTGGCACCTGGCACCCCTGGGTGATCGAGGATTGCAGCGGAACAATCATCGGCCGCGCCAACCTGAAAAACATCGATAGCGCGCAGGGTTCCGCCGAAGTCGGCTATCGGATTGCCCAAAGTGCTTGCGGCCAGGGGCTTGCGACACAGGCGCTGCGGCATCTGATCCAGCAAGCGCGGACGCGTTGGCAACTGACGCAGCTGGTGGCTTATGTCTACAAGGAAAATCTCGGCTCGACCAAGGTGGTGGAACGCTGCGGGTTCTTGCCGGAGCCATCCGCAGAAGACGGCAAGGCGGGAGCCGAGTGCCGATTCGTTCTCTCGATCTGATAAGGGTTCTAGCCGTTTACCGCCCTCGCGACTCTGACTGCCTGCAACCGCCACGTCGCGCCAGCCAATTGCACATCCTCACCCGCGCCGCTCGGCCACCAGCAGCAACGACTGCGGCACCGGGCTTTGCGGGTGTTGCGGCTCCTGCAGGCTGGCCAGCCGCAAGCCGGCCATGTCCAGGGCATTGAGCCAGCTGGACAGGGTGCGGAAGTACCACGGCATGGGTTGCCACTGGCCCTTGAAGCCGGCGAAGGTCTCTTCGCGCCAGCCGTCCTGATAGTCGCCGGCCGCCGCGCTCCAGGGGTGCAGGGTCTGGATCGCCAGTGCGCCGCCCGGGGCGAGCAGGGCGTGCATGGCGGCCAGCAGCGGGATGATGTCCTGGTGCAGCAGGGCGAAGTTGGCGCAGATCAGGTCGTAGTCGCGGCCGATGTCCACCTGCGCTTCCACCAACGCGGCATAGCTGGCCACATGCACCGTTGCCGAGCCCGCGGCGCGCGCGGCCTCGACCAGGGTCGCATCGCCATCCACCCCGACCGCCTCGATGCCCCGCTGCGCCAGGGCCCGCAACAGCCAGCCTTCGCCGCAGCCCAGGTCTAGCACACGCTGGGGCTGACGGCCCAGCACCGCCAGCAGGATCGCCTGGTCGGTGACTTCGACGCGGCTTTCGATGGCGCCGCCGCGGATGGCGTCGATCCAGGCCTGGGCGTTGTGCTGCCAGCTGTGCAGCAGGGTGGATTCGGGAGCAGGCATGTGGGTGTCGTCCAGAGTGGGTGGTCGGGTCTGGAGGGTGGCTAGCGCTGACGTTAGCAGGCCGGGCGCCTGTGTCCAATACGCCGGTCTTCTGTATGTCGAGTCCTACGCCAACCTGGTGGAAGGTGTGGACCTGTGTTGGCTGGTGGGGCTGCTGGTGAGCTGTCCGCTGCATTACTGCCTGGCCACCCGTAGCCGGGAGGAGTGGGTGAAGGCGGCGCGCTTGGGATTTGTCGACTGATAGAGCGGTTGGGTGAAGCAGGGCGCCTGGGGTGAAGATCCAGGCATCTTGTTCATGGATACAACGTTTTGCGGGAGATGAAAAACGCCTCTACTTTTTGCCTCGTGCCGATTAGATTTGCCGATTTTCGACAGATGGCGCGATAGCCCCCGCCCGTATCTCAAGGAGGAGAGTCATGCAGTGCTTCGATCGTAGTGCCGTACCACCGCCAAGTCTGTTGCGGAGCCGGGAGGCCAGCACTGACAGGCAGGTGCTGGTGGAGTATTTTCTGGCCGACAAGACCAAGAGGGCACAGAGTCGGGTGCCGGAATCGCTTGTCGATCTGAATGAAGACTCTGTCCGTCTTGGCCTGAGCCGGCTGTTTCACGGCAAATGTGCGTTCTGCGAGCGGGCAGCGGTCCCCACGGCCGTCTATCGATTTCGTCCGAGGTCACAGGCAAGCCCATTGAAGCGAACGCCGGATGCCCACCTGTATTACGTCTGGCTGAGCAGCGCCTGGGAAAATCTCTACGCCATCTGCATGGGCTGCGAGCCCGAGCGAGTGGACTACTTTCCTGTTCAGGGCAGCCGCTCGCCTTTGCCTTCGGTGCGGCAGATTGAGCTCTATGTACTGGAAAACATAGGACTATGGCACGACTACCCGCTCAAGGAGCGTCAGGTCCTGCTCGACCCCTGCGAGCAAGTCGACCTGGCCCGTCATCTGTCAGTCGATCTCTCGGGCCAACTCTATGGGCTGAGCGAGCGTGGAGCTGAAACGATCGAGCATTTCAAGCTCAATCGTCTCCAGGTACTCAAGCAGCGCAAGATCAAGCTGAAGGAGTACTTTGACGAGCTGATCGACAACTGGTTCTTCCGGTCGGAGGACGAAAAACCGCCGTTCATGCTCTTCGACTTTGCCACGCTGGACTTTGGCGGCTGCTGGTACCTGCTATGCCGGCGTCTCGTCCTGGCGCTTGCAAAGTCCAAGGTGTCGTCGGCGGAACTTGCTCCTGAGCGTATCGAGGAGACATTGCGAGCACTCTCCCATAGCGCTGACGTCTTCGAATGGAATGGAGACCTTGAGTCCCGGCTGGCAGAGTCCGTGGTACAACGATTCGCCCCAGCCTCGCAAAGAGTGAAATCCTTGCCCCGTGAATATCCGGCACTGGCATCGATTCGCTTTAACAATTTCAAGGGCATCGAGCAGCTTGAACTGCAGATGCCCGCTGTACAGTCGACGCGGATTTCAGGTACGAGGCCAGCTCAACCGGCCCTGCTGATACTTGGCGAAAATGCCGCTGGAAAAAGCTCCATCCTGGAGGCCACGGCCCTGGTGCTCAGCGGTGACAAGGCCTGCAGCAAATTGCCGATCGACATTTCCTCGTTGCCCCTGGACCCCGAACTGCTGGGGGTAGAGCACGCGCCGCGATGCCGCTCAGCGTCCGTGGTCGCGATGTTTCAGGATGGTAGTAAGCGCGATCTGACCGTCGAGGAGGGGATGTTCTGGCACGACGGCACCCACGTCGTGCCTCCGGTCTTCGCTTACGGCGCATTCCGGCAATACCAGAAGCAGGTGCGGCGCTACAGCCCGAGCAAATCGATCATCAATCTTTTCGACTCGACAGCCTTGCTGTCCAACCCGGAAAAGTGGCTGCTGGGCCTCAAGCCGGACGAGTTCAACACCGTGGTGCAAGCCCTGCGGGGCATCCTGTCCATCGAAGGCGCGTTCGACGTCATGGAGCGCGACGAGCAGAACCAGCGATGCCTGATCGTTACTGCGGCAGGGGATGACCAGCTGTTGTGCCGGACACCGCTGAGCCTGGCTTCCTCCGGCTATCGTTCGGTACTGGCGATGGCCTGCGACATCATCCAGGGCTTGATGGATCGGCGTATCAATCCGTATTTCGAAAGCCTGGAAACGGCCCAGGCGGTAGTGCTGATCGACGAAGTGGAAGCGCATCTGCACCCGCGCTGGAAAATCCAGATCATGCGGGCGCTGCGCCAGGCACTGCCCCAGGTCACCTTTATTGCTAGCACTCATGATCCGCTGTGCCTGCGTGGCATGCAGGACGGTGAGGTGATCGTCATGCAGCGGGTACCCAGCGAAAAACGCTCCGATATCCAGTGGCCGGTGATGGTCGAGCAACTGGTCCGCTTGCCGGAGGTCAGCCAACTGACTGTCGAGCAGTTGCTCACCTCGGACTTTTTCAGCCTGACCTCCACTGACCAGCCAGATACCGAGCGTGAATTGGCTCACCTGGCCGATCTGCTGAGTGCCCGGGGAAGAGGGGAATTGCTGGCGCCGCCACAGCAGGAAAGGCTGCGTAGCCTTGAGCGCAATATCAGCGCTGCCTTGCCGGTCGGCTCCACCGAGGTACAACGGCTGGTACAGGAGGCTGTTGTCGAGTACCTGGATAATCGGCGGCGGGTATCGACGCACAAGCTCGGGCAACTGCGGGTCGAGGCCAAGCAGCGCATCCTCGGCATTCTGGAGGGGCTCTGAAGCATGCGCGCCGTCAGTCGTGAGAGCGTGGTCGTTCCCGATGTTATGTCGGGAGACGAGTCGCCGGCGAACAAGGAACTGCAGAAATTCCAGGACTACTTCAATGCGCCAGCGGGGGCGTTGCCAGCCTTTGCCGTCTACAGGTCAGACAGCGTCAAGAAGCAATTGCATGAGTTGTTCCATGGCAAATGTGCCTACTGCGAGAGCTTCTACTATGGCAGTGCGCCGGTGGATATCGAACACTACCGACCCAAGGGGCGGGTATACGAGGAGCCGGACCATCCCGGCTACTGGTGGATCGCCATGGACTGGGAAAACCTGTTGCCTAGCTGTATCCATTGCAACCGACGCAGCGGGCAGGTGACGCCCAGGCTTTCCGCCAGCCTGGTCAGCCTGGTCAATGAAGGAAAGGCGTTCAGTCGTTCCAGTGTGATGCAGACTGGCAAGCAGGACAGCTTTCCGATCCTCGGCCAGCGAGCGGCGGTGGGAGTCCGGGACTTTAGCGCTGAACAGGCGTTGCTGCTGGATCCGTGTCGGGATCAGCCGCAGGAGCACCTGCGGTTTCATGTCGATAGCGGCAATCTGATCGGCCTGGTGCTACCCAGTTCCCATGACAGCGGTGGCCTGGCCTTGGCTGGCGGTGTGGCGGGGATCAGGCCGGAACTGCAATCGGTCATCGAGCAGGCCCTGGCCGATGGGCTGAGCCTCAGGGGCGCGGTGTCGATCCATGTCTATGGGTTGAACCGGCTCGGGCTGGTGCAAGAGCGCACGCGCGTACTGCGTCAGTTGGAGTTCCTGGAAATGCTCACGGTGGAAATGGGTTTGATGGCCCAGGAGTTGGACCCTGACCCGGATATCCCGATGGCCGACGGGCCTGATCGGGACAGCAGGTTGCGCGACAAGCGTATCGCCAAGCGCTTGCGCTTTCTTCAGGAGCAGATTCTGGGGCAGATGAAAGCGCTGGCCAGCCCCGAAGCGCCGTATTCGGCCATGGTCCGGGAGTGGGTCGAGGGCTTCAAGGCGCGCCTGTTGGCCTGATCAGGGTGTCGCCGCTCAGGCCCTCCTACGGCGTTCGCATCCGGTCCTCGTCAGACGATTTGTTGCGACTCACGAACAGGCTCAACAGCACCGAAACCAGAATGATCCCGCCGACGACGGCCAGCGACCATTCCACCGGCATGTGCAGCCACGGCATCAGCGTCATCTTGGTGCCGATGAACACCAGCACGATCGCCAGCCCGTACTTGAGCAGATGGAAGCGGTCGGCCATGTCGGCCAGCAGGAAGTACAGGGCACGCAGGCCCATGATCGCGAAGATGTTCGAGGTGAACACAATGAACGGGTCGGTGGTGATGGCGAAGATCGCCGGGATGCTGTCGACCGCGAACATCAGGTCGCTGGCCTCGATCAGCACCAGCACCAGGAACATCGGCGTGGCCCAGCGCTGGCCGTTTTGCAGCACAAAGAAGTGCTCGTCATGAAACCTTTTGGTAATGCGCAGATGGCCTTGTACCCAGCGTAACAAGGGGTTCCTGGCGAGGTCGGGCTGCTGGTGGGCGAATAGCAGCATCTTGATCCCGGTGATGATCAGGAACACACCGAACGCATACAGCAGCCACGCGAACTGCGACACCAGCCACACGCCGGCGAAAATCATCGCCCCGCGCATCACGATCGCCCCGAGCACCCCGTACAGCAACACTCGGCGCTGCAACTCCGGCGGCACGGCAAAGTAGCCGAAAATCATCACGAAGATGAACATGTTGTCGATCGACAGCGACTGCTCGATCAGATAGCCGGTAAGGAATTCCAGGGTCTTGTGTCGTGCGATCTCAGGCCCGAACTCGGCCTCTAGGTACCACCAGAGCAACCCCGCGAAGACCATCGCCAGCGTGGACCAGGCAATCACCCAGCACGATGCCTCGCGCACCGATACACGGTGTGCCTTGCGCCCGCCGAGGACAAACAGGTCCACGGCCAGCATGGCAAGAACGAAGGCGATGAAGGCGAACCACATCCAGGGTTCGCCGATGTGCAGGGACTGCATGCCGTTCTCCCGGTCTGGGCTTGTGCTGGCACCAACGGTTCATGCTAGCGGCGAGATTGCCGTGAAGAAAAATCGATTATTCCTGAGCAGTGATTCGTTATTTACGAAGTGTCGCTGAGGCTTATGTTCTGGCTTATTCGATAAAGGTATTTAAAAATTTATCTTATAGTTCTTTATGCTATATGTCCGGTCAGCTGGATCCATTCTTAAAACAGAATCGATGATCGCCACCGTCCGCCGCACGGATCGCTCGTCTGCATGCCAGGCGTTGTTCGCCCTGGTTTTAGCGTCAAGGAGAGCGGTATGGGGGGCTACACAAAACACCTTCTGTCCACGGCGATCGTCTCGGCCAATGTGCTGGGCGCCGTGCTCTGGAGTGGCGGCGCAGGGGCCGCGCAGGCCACGGAAGACAGCGACACGTCGGCCCGGCTGGATACGCTGATCGTCACCGGCACCCGGGCCCAGGAACGCACCGCCAGCGCTTCGCTGTCACCCATCGATGTGATTTCTGGCGAGAGCCTGCGCAGTTCCGGTTCCAGCGAACTGGCCACGGTGCTGGCGAAGTTGATCCCGTCGATCAACTTCCCGCGCCCGAGCCTGGTGGACGGCGCCGAGCTGACCCGCCCGGCGCAGTTGCGCGGGTTGTCGCCGGACCAGGTGCTGGTGAACGGCAAGCGCCGGCACACCTGGGCCTTCGTCAACCTCGGCGGCGCAGTGGGGCGCGGCTCGGCACCGGCGGACCTGAACGCGATCCCGCTGTCGGCCATCGACCATATCGAGGTGCTGCGCGATGGCGCCTCGGCGCGTTATGGCTCGGATGCCATCGTCGGGGTGATCAACATCATCCTGAAAAGCGCCGACCACGGCGGCTCGATATCCACCAAGTACGGGCAGTACAAGAAGGGCGACGGCATTCAGCGCCAGGTCGCCGGCAACAGCGGTTTTGCCCTGGGGACAACGGCTTTGTCAGCCTCTCCGGCGAGGGTGCGAACAACGACTACACCGACCGCGCCGGTTTTCCTGGTTGCCGGGCGGCCTCGACGACTTCGTCGCCAAGGTCATTCCCGAATTGCAGGAGAGGGGGATTTTCCGTCGCGAATACGAGGGTGCCGCCTTGCGTGAAAACCTCGGGTTGCCGCGGCCGGCGAACCGGTTTTTTGCCTAGGGATTGCCCATCGATACCGGGTGCTGACCCGGCAAGCGTTTCAACCTGTACTGACAGATGGCCCCACAGTCGAGAAAAGCGTTGGCCGGCAACCGCACGGCCTCGTTCCAGGGGGAGGGCGCCTGTCCCATCGCGACAGGCCCTTCATGTATAGGTTGCAACCCGCGATGACACGGATGACAATGCGAGTCATTATCAGTCGCGAATTATTCCATCGTCATGCCCGCCAACGACCTGTCCTTACGCAGCGCTGTCAACGATCTGTATTGTGACCACCACGGCTGGCTCCAGGGCTGGCTGCGCAAGCGCCTGGGCAATGCCTTCGATGCCGCGGACCTGACCCAGGACACCTTCGTCCGGGTGATCAAGGCCCGCTCCGCGCTGGACATTCGCGAGCCGCGCTCGTACCTGTCGATGATTGCCAAGGGGCTGCTGATCGACCTGTTTCGCCGGCGCTCGCTGGAGCAGTCCTACCTCGAAGTGCTGGCCGCCATGCCCGAAGCCCTGCAGCCATCGCCGGAGGAGCAGGCGATGCTGTTCCAGGCGCTGATGGAAATCGACCGCCTGCTGCAAGGGCTGGGGCCGCGGGTCAAGCA harbors:
- a CDS encoding sigma-70 family RNA polymerase sigma factor; this encodes MPANDLSLRSAVNDLYCDHHGWLQGWLRKRLGNAFDAADLTQDTFVRVIKARSALDIREPRSYLSMIAKGLLIDLFRRRSLEQSYLEVLAAMPEALQPSPEEQAMLFQALMEIDRLLQGLGPRVKQTFILSQFNGLTYPQIAEQLGVSVRTVNNHMAKAMEHCCLMQIQLQLA
- a CDS encoding AAA family ATPase — translated: MQCFDRSAVPPPSLLRSREASTDRQVLVEYFLADKTKRAQSRVPESLVDLNEDSVRLGLSRLFHGKCAFCERAAVPTAVYRFRPRSQASPLKRTPDAHLYYVWLSSAWENLYAICMGCEPERVDYFPVQGSRSPLPSVRQIELYVLENIGLWHDYPLKERQVLLDPCEQVDLARHLSVDLSGQLYGLSERGAETIEHFKLNRLQVLKQRKIKLKEYFDELIDNWFFRSEDEKPPFMLFDFATLDFGGCWYLLCRRLVLALAKSKVSSAELAPERIEETLRALSHSADVFEWNGDLESRLAESVVQRFAPASQRVKSLPREYPALASIRFNNFKGIEQLELQMPAVQSTRISGTRPAQPALLILGENAAGKSSILEATALVLSGDKACSKLPIDISSLPLDPELLGVEHAPRCRSASVVAMFQDGSKRDLTVEEGMFWHDGTHVVPPVFAYGAFRQYQKQVRRYSPSKSIINLFDSTALLSNPEKWLLGLKPDEFNTVVQALRGILSIEGAFDVMERDEQNQRCLIVTAAGDDQLLCRTPLSLASSGYRSVLAMACDIIQGLMDRRINPYFESLETAQAVVLIDEVEAHLHPRWKIQIMRALRQALPQVTFIASTHDPLCLRGMQDGEVIVMQRVPSEKRSDIQWPVMVEQLVRLPEVSQLTVEQLLTSDFFSLTSTDQPDTERELAHLADLLSARGRGELLAPPQQERLRSLERNISAALPVGSTEVQRLVQEAVVEYLDNRRRVSTHKLGQLRVEAKQRILGILEGL
- a CDS encoding GNAT family N-acetyltransferase; the protein is MQSFKVRELSHTDTEALLAFETRNREWFESHIEARAPAFYSVQGVAEHIEGYLADFAAGTWHPWVIEDCSGTIIGRANLKNIDSAQGSAEVGYRIAQSACGQGLATQALRHLIQQARTRWQLTQLVAYVYKENLGSTKVVERCGFLPEPSAEDGKAGAECRFVLSI
- a CDS encoding class I SAM-dependent methyltransferase, with product MPAPESTLLHSWQHNAQAWIDAIRGGAIESRVEVTDQAILLAVLGRQPQRVLDLGCGEGWLLRALAQRGIEAVGVDGDATLVEAARAAGSATVHVASYAALVEAQVDIGRDYDLICANFALLHQDIIPLLAAMHALLAPGGALAIQTLHPWSAAAGDYQDGWREETFAGFKGQWQPMPWYFRTLSSWLNALDMAGLRLASLQEPQHPQSPVPQSLLLVAERRG
- a CDS encoding endonuclease, producing MRAVSRESVVVPDVMSGDESPANKELQKFQDYFNAPAGALPAFAVYRSDSVKKQLHELFHGKCAYCESFYYGSAPVDIEHYRPKGRVYEEPDHPGYWWIAMDWENLLPSCIHCNRRSGQVTPRLSASLVSLVNEGKAFSRSSVMQTGKQDSFPILGQRAAVGVRDFSAEQALLLDPCRDQPQEHLRFHVDSGNLIGLVLPSSHDSGGLALAGGVAGIRPELQSVIEQALADGLSLRGAVSIHVYGLNRLGLVQERTRVLRQLEFLEMLTVEMGLMAQELDPDPDIPMADGPDRDSRLRDKRIAKRLRFLQEQILGQMKALASPEAPYSAMVREWVEGFKARLLA
- a CDS encoding TerC family protein — protein: MQSLHIGEPWMWFAFIAFVLAMLAVDLFVLGGRKAHRVSVREASCWVIAWSTLAMVFAGLLWWYLEAEFGPEIARHKTLEFLTGYLIEQSLSIDNMFIFVMIFGYFAVPPELQRRVLLYGVLGAIVMRGAMIFAGVWLVSQFAWLLYAFGVFLIITGIKMLLFAHQQPDLARNPLLRWVQGHLRITKRFHDEHFFVLQNGQRWATPMFLVLVLIEASDLMFAVDSIPAIFAITTDPFIVFTSNIFAIMGLRALYFLLADMADRFHLLKYGLAIVLVFIGTKMTLMPWLHMPVEWSLAVVGGIILVSVLLSLFVSRNKSSDEDRMRTP